A DNA window from Daucus carota subsp. sativus chromosome 3, DH1 v3.0, whole genome shotgun sequence contains the following coding sequences:
- the LOC135151316 gene encoding uncharacterized protein LOC135151316, translating into MHWILSIIWEGEIYILNPLPHPTQFPELENALARALKKFNVETGRGSNKIGKAKFLSGSPKQPGGHECAYVVMRYMKEIINDTKLTFAKKWLPKSRASYTEDELNEVRLEALHFIQDHV; encoded by the exons ATGCATTGGATTTTGTCCATTATTTGGGAAGgcgaaatatatattttgaatccACTCCCTCACCCGACACAGTTTCCAGAACTGGAGAATGCATTAGCaag GgcattgaaaaaatttaatgtaGAAACTGGTAGGGGCAGCAACAAGATAGGCAAGGCAAAGTTTCTCAGT GGATCTCCCAAGCAACCTGGTGGCCATGAGTGCGCCTATGTAGTAATGCGGTATATGAAAGAGATAATCAATGACACAAAATTGACATTTGCTAAAAAG TGGCTGCCCAAGTCTCGAGCTTCTTACACTGAGGACGAGCTAAATGAAGTACGTCTTGAGGCACTCCACTTCATCCAAGATCACGTCTGA